Proteins from a genomic interval of Kitasatospora herbaricolor:
- a CDS encoding glycoside hydrolase family 32 protein yields the protein MPVSRRTRRSSLAILATAVCLGLTAGSPAVADTAPFQEQYRPQVHYTPAQNWMNDPNGLVYYKGEYHLFYQYNPDGNSWGNMSWGHAVSTDLVHWKELPLAIPHDDNEMVFSGSAVIDVDNTTGFGTRKDPAMVAVYTSAYLDGKQAQSLAYSTDRGRTWTKYTGNPVLDIGSHAFRDPKVQWYAPTQSWLMTVSLADEHKVEFYSSKDLKSWNHLSEFGPAGATGGAWECPDFFPMAIDGNPKRIKWVMVVNINPGAIAGGSGAQYFVGDFDGTTFTPDDNGSYTPPAGTVLQDFEQPDYGTWTTSGTAFGTAPATGSLPGQSAITGIEGTGYANSFNGGDSSTGTTTSPAFTVTSNYINFKVGGGNHPHNPNAVTDPQPTPTGTVLADFEGDTYGTWSATGTAFGTGPAQGTLPGQMEVSGYTGHGLANSFLQGDATTGELTSPTFTIDKKYLDFLLGGGTHPANSDAPTAIELIVDGKTVRSATGSNNEHLDWASWDLSDLQGKTAQIKIVDANTGGWGHLNVDQIVLSDTQAKPQSNETTVNLVIDGNTVQSVTGADSETLDWASFDLRAYKGKQARIQVTDLNTAGWGHIMADQFTAADQPALSTLQRAHWVDFGKDFYAAVTYNDAPRGERTMIGWMSDWQYAGNTPTTPWRSAQSLPRTLQLRTVDGRLQLTQQPVQSLNSLREGPAVALHDVAVRNRTVDLARRGAGQALDIDATFSLADASKFGLKVRTGAGQETVIGYDATNQQLYVDRTKSGAVDFDPNFPGVQTAPLKPQNGKVHVRVVVDASSVEVFGGQGQAVITDQIFPDSGSQGVQVFAEGGTARLDSLKLWHLGSYRNH from the coding sequence ATGCCTGTGTCCCGACGTACCCGCCGTTCCTCGCTGGCCATCCTGGCCACCGCCGTCTGCCTCGGTCTGACCGCGGGATCCCCCGCAGTGGCGGACACCGCGCCGTTCCAGGAGCAGTACCGCCCCCAGGTGCACTACACCCCGGCGCAGAACTGGATGAACGACCCCAACGGGCTCGTGTACTACAAGGGCGAGTACCACCTCTTCTACCAGTACAACCCCGACGGCAACTCCTGGGGCAACATGTCCTGGGGCCACGCCGTCAGCACGGACCTGGTGCACTGGAAGGAACTGCCGCTGGCCATCCCGCACGACGACAACGAGATGGTCTTCTCCGGCAGCGCCGTGATCGACGTCGACAACACCACCGGCTTCGGCACCCGCAAGGACCCCGCCATGGTCGCCGTCTACACCAGTGCCTACCTGGACGGGAAGCAGGCCCAGTCGCTGGCCTACAGCACCGACCGCGGCCGCACCTGGACCAAGTACACCGGCAACCCGGTGCTCGACATCGGCTCCCACGCCTTCCGCGACCCCAAGGTCCAGTGGTACGCACCCACGCAGAGCTGGCTCATGACCGTGTCGCTGGCCGACGAGCACAAGGTCGAGTTCTACTCCTCCAAGGACCTCAAGTCCTGGAACCACCTCAGCGAGTTCGGCCCGGCCGGCGCCACCGGCGGCGCCTGGGAGTGCCCGGACTTCTTCCCGATGGCCATCGACGGGAACCCCAAGCGCATCAAGTGGGTCATGGTCGTCAACATCAACCCCGGCGCCATCGCCGGCGGGTCCGGCGCGCAGTACTTCGTCGGCGACTTCGACGGCACCACCTTCACCCCCGACGACAACGGCTCCTACACCCCGCCCGCCGGCACCGTCCTGCAGGACTTCGAACAGCCCGACTACGGAACCTGGACCACCAGCGGAACGGCCTTCGGCACCGCCCCGGCCACCGGCTCCCTGCCGGGCCAGTCGGCCATCACCGGCATCGAGGGCACCGGCTACGCCAACAGCTTCAACGGTGGGGACAGCTCGACGGGCACCACCACGTCCCCCGCCTTCACCGTGACCAGCAACTACATCAACTTCAAGGTCGGCGGCGGCAACCACCCCCACAACCCGAACGCCGTCACCGACCCGCAGCCGACCCCCACCGGCACCGTCCTCGCCGACTTCGAGGGCGACACCTACGGAACCTGGAGCGCCACCGGCACCGCCTTCGGCACCGGACCTGCGCAGGGCACCCTCCCGGGCCAGATGGAGGTCTCCGGCTACACCGGCCACGGACTGGCCAACAGCTTCCTCCAGGGCGACGCCACCACCGGCGAACTCACCTCGCCGACGTTCACCATCGACAAGAAGTACCTCGACTTCCTGCTCGGCGGCGGCACCCACCCCGCCAACTCCGACGCCCCCACCGCCATCGAACTCATCGTCGACGGGAAGACCGTCCGCAGCGCCACCGGCAGCAACAACGAGCACCTCGACTGGGCCTCCTGGGACCTGTCCGACCTGCAGGGAAAGACCGCACAGATCAAGATCGTCGACGCGAACACCGGAGGCTGGGGCCACCTCAACGTCGACCAGATCGTCCTCTCCGACACCCAGGCCAAGCCCCAGTCGAACGAGACCACGGTGAACCTGGTCATCGACGGCAACACCGTGCAGAGCGTCACCGGCGCCGACAGCGAAACCCTGGACTGGGCCTCCTTCGACCTGCGCGCCTACAAGGGCAAGCAGGCCCGCATCCAGGTCACCGACCTGAACACCGCAGGCTGGGGCCACATCATGGCCGACCAGTTCACCGCCGCCGACCAGCCCGCGCTCTCCACTCTCCAGCGCGCCCACTGGGTCGACTTCGGCAAGGACTTCTACGCCGCCGTCACCTACAACGACGCGCCCCGCGGCGAGCGCACCATGATCGGCTGGATGAGCGACTGGCAGTACGCCGGCAACACCCCCACCACCCCTTGGCGCAGCGCGCAGAGCCTTCCCCGGACACTGCAGCTGCGCACCGTCGACGGCCGGCTTCAACTGACGCAGCAGCCGGTCCAGTCCCTGAACTCGCTGCGCGAAGGGCCGGCCGTCGCCCTGCACGACGTCGCCGTCCGCAACCGCACCGTCGACCTGGCCCGACGTGGCGCCGGACAGGCCCTGGACATCGACGCCACCTTCTCGCTCGCCGACGCCAGCAAGTTCGGGCTCAAGGTGCGTACCGGTGCCGGCCAGGAGACCGTCATCGGCTACGACGCCACCAACCAGCAGCTGTACGTCGACCGCACGAAGTCCGGGGCCGTCGACTTCGATCCCAACTTCCCCGGCGTCCAGACCGCACCCCTCAAGCCCCAGAACGGCAAGGTGCACGTCCGTGTGGTTGTCGACGCGTCCTCCGTAGAGGTGTTCGGCGGTCAGGGGCAAGCCGTGATCACCGACCAGATCTTCCCCGATTCCGGAAGCCAGGGCGTCCAGGTGTTCGCCGAAGGCGGTACCGCCCGCCTCGACAGCCTCAAGCTCTGGCACCTCGGTTCCTACCGGAACCACTGA
- a CDS encoding GH32 C-terminal domain-containing protein codes for MRDRTVTHHRSKRLLALSASAVLGLALLAPSADAQTSYTETYRPQLHFSPAQNWMNDPNGPIWYKGTYHLFFQYNPSGNTWGNMSWGHATSPDLVHWTEQPIALPQDANEMVFSGGVVLDKNNTTGFGTSTNPPLVAIYTSYHKSDGVQAQSLAYSTDGGTTWTKYAGNPVLNIGSQNFRDPKVFWNAQTNSWLMTVALSADHKVSFYSSPNLKTWTKLSDFGPAGATGGLWECPDLFQLPVDGDPSHTKWVLVVNINPGGPQNTSAAQYFVGDFDGTTFTPDGPATSTPPAGTVLADFEGSTYGSWATTGAAFGTGPAQGTLPGQQSVSGYLGKGLVNSFLQGDSITGTLTSPAFTVDKPYLNFLVGGGNHPNSQPNPTTVNLVVDGAVVRTVTGKDNEALDPVQWDLRSVAGKQARIQIVDNNTGGWGHINADQFTLTDQGPNVLADFEGSTYGAWATTGAAFGTGPAQGTLANQNQVTGYLGKGLVNSFLQGDSITGTLTSPAFTVDKPYLNFLVGGGNHPNSQASPTAVNLVVDGAVVRTVTGKDNEALDPVQWDLRSVAGKQARIQIVDNNSGGWGHINADQFTLTDEPVQNQASNVHWMDYGADFYAATSFNDEPAGRRVVIGWMNNWQYGGNIPTSPWRSADSLPRELSLKTVNGALQLVQVPIKELEQLRTGTVSTAPTTAVAAGAAVPLNTQGSLLDITATLRAGTANDFGLKVHTGGGQETRIGYDTTTQELYVDRTRSGDSSFGGNFAAVHRAPLSLDADGKLQLRVVVDTSSVEVYAADGQVVLTDQIFPNPSNNGVSAYATGGSASLDAFSAQELNSIWANR; via the coding sequence ATGCGCGACCGAACCGTCACGCACCACCGCTCCAAGCGCCTGCTGGCCCTCTCCGCCAGCGCCGTCCTCGGCCTGGCGCTCCTCGCCCCCTCAGCCGACGCGCAGACTTCGTACACCGAGACCTACCGGCCCCAACTGCACTTCTCGCCCGCCCAGAACTGGATGAACGACCCCAACGGCCCGATCTGGTACAAGGGCACGTACCACCTCTTCTTCCAGTACAACCCCTCGGGGAACACCTGGGGCAACATGTCCTGGGGACACGCGACCAGCCCCGACCTGGTCCACTGGACCGAGCAGCCGATCGCCCTCCCGCAGGACGCCAACGAGATGGTCTTCTCCGGCGGAGTCGTCCTCGACAAGAACAACACCACCGGCTTCGGTACCAGCACGAATCCCCCGCTGGTCGCGATCTACACCAGCTACCACAAGTCCGACGGAGTGCAGGCTCAGTCGCTGGCCTACTCCACCGACGGCGGCACCACCTGGACCAAGTACGCCGGGAACCCCGTCCTCAACATCGGCTCCCAGAACTTCCGCGACCCCAAGGTCTTCTGGAACGCCCAGACCAACAGCTGGCTCATGACGGTCGCCCTGTCCGCCGACCACAAGGTGAGCTTCTACTCCTCCCCGAACCTGAAGACCTGGACCAAGCTCAGCGACTTCGGACCGGCCGGCGCCACCGGCGGCCTGTGGGAGTGCCCGGACCTCTTCCAGCTCCCGGTGGACGGCGACCCGTCGCACACCAAATGGGTCCTGGTCGTCAACATCAATCCCGGAGGCCCCCAGAACACCTCCGCCGCGCAGTACTTCGTCGGCGACTTCGACGGCACGACCTTCACCCCGGACGGGCCCGCCACCTCCACGCCGCCCGCGGGAACGGTCCTTGCCGACTTCGAGGGGAGCACCTACGGGTCCTGGGCGACCACCGGCGCCGCCTTCGGCACCGGCCCCGCTCAGGGCACCCTCCCGGGCCAGCAGAGCGTCAGCGGATACCTCGGCAAGGGGCTCGTCAACTCCTTCCTCCAGGGCGACTCGATCACCGGTACTCTCACCTCCCCTGCCTTCACGGTGGACAAGCCGTACCTGAACTTCCTGGTCGGCGGCGGCAACCACCCCAACTCCCAGCCCAACCCCACCACTGTCAACCTGGTGGTCGACGGCGCGGTGGTCAGGACCGTCACCGGCAAGGACAACGAGGCACTCGACCCCGTCCAGTGGGACCTGCGCAGCGTGGCCGGCAAGCAGGCCCGTATCCAGATCGTCGACAACAACACCGGCGGCTGGGGCCACATCAACGCCGACCAGTTCACCCTCACCGACCAGGGCCCGAATGTCCTCGCCGACTTCGAGGGGAGCACCTACGGGGCCTGGGCGACCACCGGCGCCGCCTTCGGCACCGGCCCCGCCCAGGGCACCCTGGCCAACCAGAACCAGGTGACCGGCTATCTCGGCAAGGGGCTCGTCAACTCCTTCCTCCAGGGCGACTCGATCACCGGTACTCTCACCTCCCCTGCCTTCACGGTGGACAAGCCGTACCTGAACTTCCTGGTCGGCGGCGGCAACCACCCGAACTCCCAGGCCAGCCCCACCGCCGTCAACCTGGTGGTCGACGGCGCGGTGGTCAGGACCGTCACCGGTAAGGACAACGAGGCACTCGACCCCGTCCAGTGGGACCTGCGCAGCGTGGCCGGCAAGCAGGCCCGTATCCAGATCGTCGACAACAACTCCGGCGGCTGGGGCCACATCAACGCCGACCAGTTCACCCTCACCGACGAGCCCGTCCAGAACCAGGCTTCGAACGTCCACTGGATGGACTACGGAGCCGACTTCTACGCCGCCACCTCCTTCAACGACGAGCCCGCCGGCCGCCGCGTCGTCATCGGCTGGATGAACAACTGGCAGTACGGCGGGAACATCCCCACCTCCCCCTGGCGCAGCGCAGACTCCCTGCCCCGGGAGCTCTCGCTGAAGACGGTGAACGGCGCCCTGCAGCTGGTGCAGGTGCCGATCAAGGAACTGGAGCAGTTGCGGACGGGGACGGTCAGCACCGCGCCGACGACGGCCGTCGCGGCCGGTGCCGCCGTGCCCCTGAACACGCAGGGCAGCCTGCTCGACATCACGGCCACCCTGCGGGCCGGCACCGCGAACGACTTCGGCCTCAAGGTCCACACCGGAGGCGGCCAGGAGACCCGCATCGGCTACGACACCACCACCCAGGAGCTGTACGTCGACCGGACACGCTCGGGAGACTCCTCCTTCGGCGGGAACTTCGCCGCCGTGCACCGCGCACCGCTCAGCCTCGACGCGGACGGCAAGCTGCAGCTGCGCGTCGTCGTGGATACCTCCTCCGTCGAGGTGTACGCCGCGGACGGCCAGGTAGTTCTGACCGACCAGATCTTTCCCAACCCCTCCAACAACGGCGTCTCTGCCTACGCCACCGGCGGCAGCGCATCCCTGGACGCCTTCAGTGCCCAGGAACTGAACTCCATCTGGGCCAACCGCTGA
- a CDS encoding LacI family DNA-binding transcriptional regulator, with protein MASPRRTTLHDVAQEVGVSAKTVSRVLNGDGPTSEATRAKVMAAVEKLGFQPNLMARNMRVGGPDSTVGLIIPDMGNPFFGTVAGGIESAVRERGLTLLMGSSADDPDRERALITTFLGRRVSALMVVPAAAADHGHLRAARTAGMPVVFLDRPGTGLTADSVVSSNRDGTREGTAHLITGGHRRIAFIGDRPATLYTRRERLAGYREALEAAHLPYDRSLVLDGHTEAEAAEAVLRVLHSPHPPTAILAANNFAAMGTVRGMVRAGRRDIALVSFDDLPFAEVLEPAITTVAQDPAAIGTAAAEIALARLDGDRTRARTVTVPTRLIPRGSGELPPSA; from the coding sequence CGGGTCCTGAACGGCGACGGGCCCACCTCGGAGGCAACCCGGGCAAAGGTCATGGCGGCGGTCGAGAAGCTGGGCTTCCAGCCCAACCTCATGGCCCGCAACATGCGCGTCGGCGGTCCGGACAGCACCGTCGGCCTGATCATCCCCGACATGGGCAACCCATTCTTCGGGACCGTCGCCGGCGGGATCGAAAGCGCGGTGCGCGAGCGCGGGCTGACCCTGCTGATGGGCTCCAGCGCCGACGACCCCGACCGGGAACGGGCGCTGATCACCACCTTCCTCGGCCGCCGGGTCAGCGCACTGATGGTGGTGCCCGCAGCAGCGGCCGACCACGGCCACCTGCGGGCAGCCCGGACCGCCGGGATGCCGGTGGTCTTCCTCGACCGCCCCGGAACCGGCCTCACCGCCGACAGTGTGGTCAGCTCCAACCGGGACGGCACCCGCGAAGGCACCGCCCACCTCATCACCGGCGGTCACCGGCGCATCGCCTTCATCGGCGACCGGCCGGCGACCCTCTACACCCGCCGCGAGCGCCTCGCCGGATACCGCGAAGCACTCGAAGCCGCCCACCTGCCCTACGACCGCTCGCTCGTACTGGACGGCCACACCGAGGCCGAGGCCGCCGAGGCCGTCCTGCGAGTGCTGCACAGTCCCCACCCGCCGACCGCGATCCTCGCGGCCAACAACTTCGCCGCCATGGGCACCGTGCGCGGCATGGTCCGTGCCGGCCGGCGCGACATCGCCCTCGTCTCCTTCGACGACCTGCCGTTCGCGGAGGTGCTGGAACCCGCCATCACCACGGTCGCCCAGGACCCCGCCGCCATCGGCACAGCCGCAGCCGAGATCGCCCTCGCCCGCCTCGACGGTGACCGCACCCGGGCCCGCACCGTCACCGTCCCCACCCGTCTCATCCCCCGCGGATCCGGCGAACTGCCGCCCTCCGCCTAG